GGCCGAGCTGCGCGGCATCGACCTCAACGCGCTTACCCCGCTGCAGGCTTTCGATGCGCTGCGTCGGCTCTCCGACATGCTGGGCCCGCAAGACGCCTGACCACTAGACCAACCCGAACACTGCTCACGATACGCCCTCCAGGCATCTGTTGGCCGGTCAATCGTCTCGGCGCTAAGGTCAAAACCTGATTCCAGACAAAAAACAGCCATTCTTGAAGAAAGGACTTCCCTTTCAAATACTTCATTCGTATTATATTCATAAGTGCGTGATCCCCCTCGCGGCCTGCCGGCCTCCCCCCACTCCGGCAGGTCGCACTTTTTTAAAGCCCCTCCAATCCGTCCCGCCCGGCTCCTTACAATATCGCCCCACCCTTGGAGCGACGCTTTGCCAACCCACCTTTTCAAAGCCGCCAACGCCCTCTGGACGATCGCGATGGGCGCGTTCCTCGGCCTCACGGGCGGGCTGGTCGTCGCGATCATCGTTATCTTCCGGGGGGCCGAGGACATCGCCGCGTCGCCGGGTATCGCGCCCTACAACGACCCGATGTTCACCGCGTTCAGCCACCAGGCCGTCGCGGGCTACACCGGCCAGATGCTGTTCAAGATCGGCGGCATCGCGGCGCTGGCCCTACTTGGGTTGGCGGTGCTGACCCTGACCATCCGGACGCTGCTCATGATCGGTCGGCCCGGCGTCGGCTCGAGAGGCGCGGGCCTCGCGCGGGCGGTCGCGCTGGCAGGCGCGGTGGGCTTCATGGCTCTGGGCTCGGCCGTCACACTGAAGATCAACGCGAGCTGGCCCGGGCTCTACGACACCGCCGCGTCGCAGCAAGAGATGGACACCCGGCGGGCCGACTTTGACCAGCTTCACCGGCGGTCCGAGCGGGTCGTTACAATCGCGTGGCTGTGCGGCCTGGTCGCGCTGGGCGTCTCGCCCTGGTGCAGGGAGCCGACACCGACCAACGCGACGGCCATTTCTCAGTAGGTGGGGCACACGATGGATGAACAACACATCAGGCAAGCGGTCTGCCGAGCAGCGCACGAGCTCTGGCTACGCGGGCTGGTCGCGGGGGATGACGGGCTGGTCTGTGTCGAGCTCAACCGCCGGCGGTACGTCGTCGCGCCGCCCGGTGTGCGCAAGGCCGACGCCCAGCCCCACCAGACCCGTGACGTCGACCTCGACGGCGAGTCGGTCGGCCAGTCCCGCACCAGCGGACGCGCGGCCGTGCCCCCAAGCTACTGGCGGGCCTGCTCGGCCGCGCTGCGCCTCAGCGCACGCACCGCCGAAGACCCCCGCGCCGACGGACCCACCGTCCACGCCTGCATCATCGCCCAGCCCGTTGCGCTCCTGGCCCTGCTCCACCGCGCGGGCGACGGCGACACGATCTCACTCGCCTCGGGCCGACAACTCCCCGTGCTCGACCCGGCCGACGAAGAACGCATCACCGAGACGGTCGGCGAAGCGCCGGGCATCCTCCTGCGCGGCGTCGGCCTGTTCGTCCCCGCCGCGACGCTAGACCGCACACTCAACCGCGTCGAACGCCTCGAGCACGACGCGGCCGTAACCCTCGCCGCGCGCTGATCCCCACCCCCATCGCATCAGCAAAACCACGTGCCATGGCCGATCCGCGCAGCGGCCGCCCGCGCCGACGCAGCAAGACGCTTCTCGCGCCAACTCG
The sequence above is a segment of the Phycisphaeraceae bacterium D3-23 genome. Coding sequences within it:
- a CDS encoding class II aldolase/adducin family protein; translation: MDEQHIRQAVCRAAHELWLRGLVAGDDGLVCVELNRRRYVVAPPGVRKADAQPHQTRDVDLDGESVGQSRTSGRAAVPPSYWRACSAALRLSARTAEDPRADGPTVHACIIAQPVALLALLHRAGDGDTISLASGRQLPVLDPADEERITETVGEAPGILLRGVGLFVPAATLDRTLNRVERLEHDAAVTLAAR